The proteins below come from a single Immundisolibacter sp. genomic window:
- a CDS encoding efflux RND transporter periplasmic adaptor subunit, with product MKLGQAVLRVVGIGLLASGLAALSACGPGAPPAQAQRPPPEVGVIQMQPRPYALITELPGRTTAYRVAQVRPQVSGILQKRLFQEGQTVGAGQALYQIDPAPYRAAARRAEADEKRARAIAEVARLKAERFAPLARSGAVPKQDNDDVQAAYQQALAEVDAARAVLETARINLNYTRIESPIAGVIGESFITEGALVTAGQPQKLAQITQLDPIYLDIQRPTSELLRLRREFEQGRLERAGPDAARVDLVLEDGGVYPLPGHLKFSGVTVDAGTGSVNLRAVYPNPDHHLLPGMYVRGRLREGVENAALLIPQQAVTRNAEGQASVLIVGANNILEARVIETRRAAGDAWLVGSGLTPGDRVVVRGPLRLTPGMPVNPVPADETPANPGPPPTPGPKGAGHG from the coding sequence ATGAAGCTAGGCCAGGCTGTATTACGCGTTGTGGGCATTGGCCTGCTGGCGTCGGGCTTGGCGGCGCTGAGCGCCTGCGGACCGGGTGCGCCACCGGCCCAGGCGCAACGCCCGCCGCCCGAAGTGGGCGTGATCCAGATGCAGCCGCGACCGTATGCACTGATCACCGAACTACCCGGCCGCACCACAGCCTATCGCGTGGCGCAGGTCCGCCCGCAGGTCAGCGGCATCCTGCAAAAGCGCCTGTTCCAGGAAGGCCAGACGGTCGGCGCCGGGCAGGCGTTGTATCAAATTGATCCGGCGCCGTATCGGGCCGCCGCCCGTCGGGCTGAGGCCGACGAGAAGCGGGCCCGGGCAATCGCCGAGGTGGCTCGCCTCAAGGCCGAGCGCTTCGCGCCCCTTGCCCGGTCCGGGGCGGTGCCCAAGCAGGACAACGATGACGTACAGGCCGCCTACCAACAGGCACTGGCCGAGGTGGACGCGGCCCGTGCCGTGCTCGAAACCGCGCGCATTAACCTCAATTACACGCGCATCGAATCGCCAATCGCCGGAGTCATAGGCGAATCGTTCATTACCGAGGGCGCGCTGGTCACCGCGGGCCAACCGCAGAAACTCGCGCAGATCACACAGCTGGACCCGATCTATCTGGACATCCAGCGCCCCACCAGCGAGCTGCTGCGCTTGCGCCGGGAGTTCGAGCAGGGCCGACTGGAGCGGGCTGGACCCGATGCTGCCCGGGTCGACCTGGTGCTGGAGGACGGCGGCGTCTATCCCCTGCCGGGCCACCTCAAGTTTTCGGGCGTAACCGTGGATGCCGGCACCGGCTCAGTGAACCTGCGTGCCGTGTACCCGAACCCGGACCATCACCTGCTGCCGGGCATGTACGTGCGCGGCCGTCTGCGCGAGGGCGTGGAAAACGCTGCGCTACTGATCCCGCAGCAGGCCGTGACGCGCAATGCCGAAGGCCAGGCCAGCGTGCTGATCGTCGGCGCCAACAACATACTTGAAGCGCGGGTGATCGAGACCCGCCGCGCGGCCGGTGATGCCTGGCTGGTTGGCAGCGGCCTGACGCCGGGTGACCGCGTCGTGGTCCGCGGCCCGCTGCGCCTTACGCCCGGCATGCCCGTGAACCCGGTGCCCGCGGATGAGACGCCGGCAAATCCAGGTCCGCCGCCGACCCCGGGACCCAAGGGTGCCGGGCATGGTTAA
- the ettA gene encoding energy-dependent translational throttle protein EttA, with amino-acid sequence MAQYVFTMNRVGRIVPPKRAILKDISLSFFPGAKIGVLGVNGSGKSTLLRIMAGVDKEFEGEATPMPGIKIGYLPQEPQLDPTQTVRQSVEEGIGGVLAAQKRLEDVYAAYGDPDADFDKLAEEQARLEAEIAAADGDSAGVQLEVAADALRLPPWEAIVGQLSGGEKRRVALCRLLLSRPDMLLLDEPTNHLDAESVDWLEQFLHRFPGTVVAVTHDRYFLDNVAEWILELDRGRGIPFKGNYSDWLEQKNQRLKQEESSESARQKAMAQELEWVRQNPKGRQAKSKARLNRFEELSSHDYQKRNETKEIFIPVAERLGNEVIEFQHVGKGYGDRLLIDDLSFAVPPGAIVGVIGPNGAGKSTLFRMLTGSEQPDGGAIKLGSTVHIAMVDQSRAELADNKTAWEDISGGADIITVGKFEMPSRAYLGRFNFKGADQQKHVGTLSGGERGRLHLAKTLLKGGNVLLLDEPSNDLDVETLRALEEALLEFPGSALVISHDRWFLDRIATHILACEGDSQWNFFSGNYQEYEADKRRRLGEEASRPHRVRFKSLR; translated from the coding sequence ATGGCTCAGTACGTTTTCACTATGAACCGCGTGGGCAGGATCGTCCCGCCCAAGCGCGCCATCCTCAAAGACATTTCCCTGTCATTTTTTCCCGGCGCCAAAATCGGCGTACTGGGCGTGAACGGTTCCGGCAAGTCCACCCTGCTGCGCATCATGGCTGGCGTGGATAAGGAATTCGAGGGCGAGGCGACGCCCATGCCCGGCATCAAGATCGGCTACCTGCCGCAGGAGCCGCAGCTGGACCCAACCCAGACCGTGCGTCAGTCGGTCGAGGAAGGCATTGGCGGGGTGCTGGCGGCGCAAAAGCGTCTGGAGGATGTTTACGCCGCCTACGGCGACCCGGACGCCGACTTCGACAAGCTGGCGGAAGAACAGGCCCGTCTGGAGGCGGAAATCGCCGCCGCCGACGGCGACAGCGCCGGGGTGCAGCTCGAAGTGGCAGCCGACGCCCTGCGTTTGCCGCCGTGGGAGGCCATTGTCGGTCAACTGTCCGGTGGCGAAAAGCGCCGCGTGGCGCTGTGCCGCCTGCTGCTGTCACGCCCGGACATGCTGTTGCTGGACGAGCCCACCAATCATCTGGACGCCGAATCGGTGGACTGGCTGGAGCAGTTCCTGCACCGCTTCCCGGGCACCGTGGTGGCGGTGACCCATGATCGCTATTTTCTGGACAATGTCGCCGAGTGGATTCTGGAGCTCGACCGCGGCCGGGGCATTCCCTTCAAGGGCAACTACAGCGACTGGCTGGAGCAGAAGAACCAGCGCCTCAAGCAGGAGGAATCCAGCGAATCGGCCCGCCAGAAAGCCATGGCGCAGGAACTCGAATGGGTGCGCCAGAATCCCAAGGGCCGTCAGGCCAAGAGCAAGGCACGCCTGAACCGGTTCGAGGAACTGTCGAGCCACGACTACCAGAAACGCAACGAAACCAAGGAAATTTTCATCCCGGTGGCCGAACGCCTTGGCAACGAGGTAATCGAGTTCCAGCACGTGGGCAAGGGTTATGGCGACCGCTTGCTGATCGACGATCTGTCGTTCGCGGTGCCGCCAGGCGCCATCGTGGGCGTGATCGGCCCCAACGGCGCTGGCAAATCGACCCTGTTTCGCATGCTCACGGGTAGCGAGCAGCCGGATGGTGGCGCGATCAAGCTCGGCTCCACCGTGCACATCGCCATGGTGGATCAGAGTCGCGCCGAGCTGGCCGACAACAAAACCGCCTGGGAGGACATCTCCGGCGGCGCGGACATCATTACCGTGGGCAAGTTCGAGATGCCGTCGCGTGCCTACCTTGGGCGCTTCAACTTCAAGGGCGCCGACCAGCAAAAGCACGTTGGCACCCTGTCTGGCGGTGAGCGGGGCCGGTTGCATCTGGCCAAGACCCTGCTCAAGGGCGGTAACGTACTGCTGCTGGACGAACCGTCCAACGATCTGGACGTCGAGACCCTGCGTGCGTTGGAGGAGGCGTTGCTGGAGTTCCCGGGCAGCGCACTGGTGATCAGCCACGACCGTTGGTTCCTGGACCGCATCGCCACCCACATCCTGGCCTGCGAGGGTGACTCGCAGTGGAATTTCTTCTCCGGCAACTACCAGGAATACGAAGCCGACAAGCGTCGGCGCCTGGGTGAGGAAGCGTCCCGTCCGCACCGCGTGCGCTTCAAGTCGCTTCGTTAA
- a CDS encoding aromatic-ring-hydroxylating dioxygenase subunit beta, with protein sequence MMGIDHKVRDAVEALNLSYIRALDRRDMHGWLLTFDNPGSYVCIPKENEDRGLPIGYMLDDSYARLKDRVTQVTQIQPDAVEHYQPRHFTQLVDIQPLGGVNYRVETHFTVNYTPDNSGRTEVLASGTYVDEVVVNGGARFRSRRAVLDTTVVPRYIAYPI encoded by the coding sequence ATGATGGGCATCGACCACAAGGTCCGCGACGCTGTCGAGGCGCTGAACCTGAGCTACATCCGCGCCCTGGACCGGCGCGACATGCACGGCTGGCTGTTGACCTTCGACAACCCCGGTAGTTATGTGTGCATCCCCAAGGAAAACGAGGATCGCGGTCTGCCGATCGGCTACATGCTGGACGACAGCTACGCGCGCCTGAAAGACCGCGTGACCCAGGTGACGCAGATCCAGCCCGATGCCGTGGAGCATTATCAGCCGCGCCACTTCACGCAACTGGTCGACATCCAGCCGCTGGGCGGCGTGAACTACCGCGTCGAGACTCACTTCACCGTCAATTACACGCCCGACAACAGCGGCCGTACCGAGGTTCTGGCCAGCGGCACCTACGTGGACGAAGTGGTGGTCAACGGCGGGGCGCGTTTTCGCAGCCGCCGGGCGGTGCTCGACACCACCGTGGTGCCGCGCTACATCGCTTATCCCATCTGA
- a CDS encoding pyrimidine/purine nucleoside phosphorylase produces MSDRFDGVSVVKQANVYFDGTCVSHTVHFADGTRKSLGVIFPSTLTFSTGAPERMEVLGGRCRVRLAGATDWRGYGAGESFSVPGDSCFDIETLERLDYVCHFE; encoded by the coding sequence ATGAGCGACCGCTTCGACGGCGTCAGCGTCGTCAAACAGGCCAACGTCTACTTCGACGGCACCTGCGTGAGCCATACCGTCCACTTCGCCGACGGCACACGCAAGAGCCTGGGCGTGATCTTCCCGTCCACGCTGACCTTCAGTACCGGTGCGCCGGAGCGGATGGAAGTCCTCGGCGGTCGCTGCCGCGTGCGCCTCGCCGGTGCGACCGACTGGCGTGGCTATGGAGCGGGGGAGTCGTTTTCTGTGCCCGGCGACAGCTGTTTCGACATCGAAACGCTGGAGCGGCTCGACTACGTGTGCCACTTCGAGTAA
- a CDS encoding aromatic ring-hydroxylating dioxygenase subunit alpha, whose translation MTASITLPDTVMEWPARYNEIPKAVFEEPGLWRLELENIFYGEEWHPIVHRAEVPNPGDYKAAFIGEMPIFAVHGDDGKIRVFHNACAHRGATLVTDSAGNKPDFECPYHRWLFSSRGDLVGCPNSQEFSPSFTKEKFGLRELRTESFSELYFVTMSDKTPDLRSYMTEAVSEPLGRILGNGHGLKLLGYQKVYYDCNWKAYVDNDGYHAPLLHLAFKLMGWQGGKGAQIITENGHMAFDAELSIPQKVDALEDSSIVQFKGDPDSKGSVIASTFPITVCTKHMDMLNVRYAFPKGPRGVEVHYTYFARDDDSPELLAHRTRQCSNLLGPSGLISLEDAAIFTRIDMGNRSPGNAIFQKGVVDEYRLDLNVKQNDESGNLPRWEHYRKRMGFRRATA comes from the coding sequence ATGACCGCCAGCATCACCCTGCCGGACACCGTCATGGAGTGGCCGGCCAGGTACAACGAAATCCCCAAGGCCGTGTTCGAGGAGCCTGGCCTGTGGCGCCTGGAGCTAGAAAACATCTTCTACGGCGAGGAGTGGCATCCGATCGTGCACCGCGCCGAGGTTCCGAATCCCGGCGACTACAAGGCCGCCTTCATCGGCGAGATGCCGATCTTCGCCGTGCATGGCGATGATGGAAAAATTCGTGTTTTTCACAACGCCTGCGCCCATCGTGGCGCCACGCTGGTCACTGACAGCGCCGGCAACAAGCCGGACTTCGAGTGCCCCTACCACCGCTGGCTGTTCAGCAGCCGCGGCGATCTGGTGGGTTGCCCCAACAGCCAGGAGTTCTCGCCCAGCTTCACCAAGGAAAAATTCGGCCTCAGGGAGCTGCGCACCGAGTCGTTTTCGGAGCTGTACTTCGTCACCATGAGCGACAAGACGCCGGACCTGCGCAGCTATATGACCGAGGCGGTGTCCGAGCCGCTGGGCCGGATTCTGGGCAACGGGCACGGCCTGAAGCTGCTCGGCTACCAGAAGGTCTATTACGACTGCAACTGGAAGGCCTATGTCGATAACGACGGCTACCACGCACCGTTGCTGCACCTGGCCTTCAAGCTGATGGGCTGGCAGGGTGGCAAGGGCGCGCAGATCATCACCGAAAATGGCCACATGGCCTTCGATGCCGAGCTGAGCATCCCGCAGAAAGTCGATGCGCTGGAGGACAGCTCCATCGTGCAGTTCAAGGGCGACCCCGACAGCAAGGGGTCGGTCATCGCCAGCACCTTCCCGATCACCGTGTGCACCAAGCACATGGACATGCTGAACGTGCGCTATGCCTTCCCGAAGGGGCCGCGTGGCGTCGAGGTGCACTACACCTATTTTGCGCGCGACGATGACAGCCCGGAGCTGCTCGCCCACCGCACTCGCCAGTGCTCCAACCTGCTGGGGCCCAGCGGCCTGATCAGCCTCGAGGACGCGGCCATCTTCACCCGCATCGACATGGGCAACCGCTCGCCGGGCAACGCCATCTTCCAGAAAGGCGTGGTGGATGAATACCGGCTGGACCTGAACGTCAAGCAGAACGACGAATCCGGCAACCTGCCGCGCTGGGAGCATTACCGCAAACGCATGGGCTTTCGGAGGGCCACGGCATGA